In a single window of the Chitinivibrionales bacterium genome:
- a CDS encoding cytochrome c biogenesis protein ResB produces MMKRPIPILRNAAEKLFLSLHTTVICLIILCILVLWGTFYQIDHGIYAAKARFFSSWVVLIGGLVPFPGVRLTALILILNQIAFLLFRQKWRLEKLGLILTHAGILILLIGGGIISYTSKETFLTLWEGETSHESSSYREWELAGWKSGHFESPAVFSLDSLRPGQPLGNPSFSTGILIQRIYKNCTAFMPRGHVDMMQPMGLDIDSLAATRPAADPSENIAGMELAPRGAAAGRILLYGGNPSPTPAVLNGDSIFFSLRQKRAPLPLSITLIKFVKEDYAGTETARQFTSRIRAAGNGMDRDVVISMNKPFRYKQYTFYQSSYAQDGARQSSTLAVVENRGKALPYLAGLFMAAGLVLHFCVKLVVYIRKHRSAA; encoded by the coding sequence ATGATGAAACGACCAATCCCCATTCTCAGAAACGCCGCGGAAAAATTATTCCTTTCGCTGCACACCACGGTCATTTGTCTCATCATCCTTTGCATTCTGGTTTTATGGGGAACGTTTTACCAGATCGACCACGGCATCTACGCGGCCAAAGCACGGTTTTTCAGTTCGTGGGTCGTGCTTATCGGCGGTCTAGTCCCCTTTCCCGGGGTACGGCTCACCGCCCTCATCCTCATCCTGAACCAGATCGCCTTTTTGCTTTTCAGGCAGAAATGGCGCCTTGAAAAACTCGGCCTGATCCTCACGCACGCGGGCATTCTGATCCTGCTCATCGGCGGCGGCATTATTTCTTATACGTCAAAAGAGACTTTTCTCACGCTGTGGGAAGGCGAAACCTCGCACGAGTCGTCGTCGTACCGCGAGTGGGAGCTTGCCGGATGGAAAAGCGGCCATTTTGAAAGCCCGGCCGTTTTCAGCCTCGACAGCCTGAGGCCAGGCCAACCACTCGGAAATCCCTCATTTTCCACGGGCATTCTCATTCAAAGAATTTACAAAAACTGCACGGCCTTCATGCCGCGCGGCCATGTCGACATGATGCAGCCCATGGGCCTGGACATTGATTCCCTTGCCGCAACGCGGCCGGCCGCGGACCCGTCGGAAAACATAGCGGGCATGGAACTGGCGCCGCGAGGCGCGGCGGCCGGCAGGATACTGTTGTACGGCGGCAACCCCAGCCCCACGCCGGCCGTCCTCAACGGTGACTCGATCTTTTTTTCGCTTCGGCAGAAACGCGCGCCCCTGCCGCTTTCCATCACGCTGATCAAATTTGTCAAGGAGGATTACGCGGGCACCGAAACGGCCCGGCAGTTTACAAGCAGGATCCGCGCCGCCGGTAACGGCATGGACCGCGACGTGGTGATTTCCATGAACAAGCCGTTCAGATACAAGCAATACACGTTTTACCAGTCGTCCTATGCGCAGGACGGCGCACGGCAGTCTTCCACCCTTGCCGTTGTCGAAAACCGGGGAAAGGCGCTTCCCTACCTTGCGGGCCTTTTCATGGCGGCCGGGCTTGTTTTGCATTTTTGCGTGAAGCTTGTTGTTTACATACGCAAACACCGGAGCGCGGCATGA